The Apodemus sylvaticus chromosome 4, mApoSyl1.1, whole genome shotgun sequence nucleotide sequence TTCCCCACAGAAATGAAATTTTAGAAAGtccattttacttcctttttaacTTTGTAAGTTTTATTTCTCAAGATTTTTCACAGTTCCATGTAAAAATATATAGACATAAGTTTCAACATTTTTCTCATGTTCCAAGAACTGATAAACTTAAGAATACCATTCAAAGCCTTAACAAGCAGTTCATTGGTCCTGTAGGACAGGAGAAAGCCATGAGGTCTGCcataattttttttgttaaacAAACCACTtgaagcaaatataaaaatatttattgattttaaaatataaatgtataatttaaCAACTTGGAGATTCTGGTCCTGTCACTAATTTTATTTGCAGCTTCTCACATTAAGGAGGGAAGTAGGCATTCCGTGAAGCAGGCACCCCCATCACCATCACATTACCTGAAGCCCCCTTATAGATACATGAGGGCTACTGAGCGCTACTTTGGTCTCGAGACTCTACGGGCTACTGCACTGAGATGGACTTGGAGATTTCATCCAGCACCTCTGCACTGTGTGACCTTGCTGTGAAAAAGACAACTCCCTCTTTTTAGTTTAGGGCCAttcaaaaactttttaaaaaaaaatctatgtggaGATTTCCTGGCTTGAAAGGGAAAGTAAagaaagttggggggggggttgtttttgttgttttcctttttctctcaagTGTTTTACTGAGCTACAGCCTTAGCCCAAAAGATAgtattttaatattctgtttcaaAAGAATCACTTACTCAGGTTTACAGGGATAACTGAAGTGAGCTAGATTATCATAATCAACTTTGTTAGAGGACTTTTGTTAGATACTACAtataacaaagcaaaatgaaaaggaaaaatatggtAGATTTCTTACTGAACATTACTGGGAGAGAGATATTGTTGCAGAGTTGATGTTTATGCTGTATAACAAACTATTtagcaagaaaaaagaaatataataacaTTCTAAAATACAAGCTTGGCATATTTGTtttaagagaaatagaaaaacataACTATGATAGATGTAGATATGAAACTATTAGGTCAGAGGAAGGGGTCAATGCAGAGCAAAATATATGGGAGAGTTAGGAGACTGTACACATATGTCCCAAGTGGCACATGCATATGAGAATATCAGACACTCTTTTTAAGTTAGCATATGTTAAAGGAGATATTTAGTTGTGCAGAATGAAATAATGTGTCTCGAAAGCAAACCAATAAATactatgtaatattttatatgatcCAATATCAGTCAAAACTTGATTGCAGCAGAATAACCTTGGGatccatgaataaaaataaaggaacataAGCAAATTAGGAAGAAAATAGAGTGTTTTAgataaaggaacacatgaatgcCATTAAGCAAATTGTGTTTATTCAGGAAATGTAACCACAGTGACGACACAACTAAGATGACAGACAGTTTTGAAAAACATCTTCTGAGTACACAGAATAGACAGCAgctgctctacccactgagcattTGGGACACTGAACCACTGAGGACAGATCATTCTCAGCAGCTCCTTGACAGAAAAAGCAGGACAACTTCCAGGAAATGCCTTCCCTGTAAGGGGTCATCACAGGCAAATAGGATGCGAAAAGGAGAGAAGATTCCTCTGCATTCATGATGGGCTTTGAAGGGAAGATGGAGGTGTTGCTATGGAAGTACTTGAGATGGATTCCCTTCTGAGTTCTTCTGAAGCCCTCACTTGCTCTTGGGTGGGCACTTCTGTTGGCATGGTGGAGGAGTTTGCACAGGAGGGCATTTCTGCTGGTATGAGGGAGGGGGACATGGCTCAGGACAGGGCTCAGGGCACTTTGGAGGAGGACAGGGCTCAGGGCACTTTGGAGGAGGACAAGGCTCAGGGCACTTCGGGGGTGGGCACACGGGAGGTGGCTGGCAGGGCTGCTTGCACTGCTGCTGTTGGTAAGACATAATGCTGGAGTCTCGGGATCTGGAAACAATTTCATAACAGTGTTAGGGGATAATCATTTCAGAGAAGATTGGTTGAAACTTAGAATATCAGCCCCTTCCCCCAGCAGCATCATTATCCAATAACTGCTGTTTAGGACTTCCTGGCTTTTGTACTTTCTGTCAATAATCTCCTGCAGTAGCCTCAGTATTTTTGCTTCATGCATTTTTTTCAGGATAATTAGTttgtttcaataaaaacaaaagtaatgatgaattcacaaagaatcaccTTCAAGGCAAATATTGCTgatctaagaaatcacaaaaccTGTTTCTGTATCCTTCATCACTTATATCATCCCCACAAGCTGTTTGAGGTTGGACAATAAAAGACAGCTCAAGGAAATCTCAGCCTCTCATACCTGCTAAAGTATATGGATTTACAAACACcactaaataaaagagaaatatacTCTCTTCAACCACCtatcaaataaaaggaaaaaccaCTTATCACAGTGGTCTGTTGTATCCATTGATAATTTTTTGACTACAAAGTATGTATCTTTCATCCCATTATCAAAACTGAAATCATGATACTTACTCCCAAAAACTCACTACAGCACTAGGACTAAACATGAAGACAGACCAAATCAGAAAATGGCACTCACCAGGTTCACCAAAGTAGACCAGGATGTCAGTACCAGGAGTCTGCAGTCATGCAGTCAAGGATCCTTTTATAGCAGTGGCAGGCCAGCCCAGTGTGAGCAGAACTGACTGATAATAGGCAGGTCCAAGAATTTCCCAACCAAAATGCAAATCAGTGCATGACTAACTGGACTGGGACCCTACAGATGGAAAATATCCTCTTCCTGGACTTCATCACTATTGAATGCTATGATTCAATGGGTGTTCCCTCATTTCAGTTTCAGTAAGATCTCACTGGTAtcctaagctttttttttaagtcagtattttgttttgttttgttataattCTGCTGCTTCCTAACTCATGTTTTCTATTTGTTCTGCTTCTGATTATTCACATTCATTGATGCCTTGGcccattttcattccttttttgtAGGTATAATTTGTCTACAGGATGAAAGAAGGAAAGTATTAAAGAGATTTTAGTTGTGATTTCAACTTCTTCTTTAACAATGATGTGCAGAGGTCAGGTCATGTCTCCTGTGTATGTACAGTGCTTTTTTGTGAATCATGGAAAATAGTATGAAGTAATGCCCTTCATAGAGGAGGCTAATGGCCTTGGGTGTTATCTTGACCCTCTTCATGACTGTATGTCAAATGACATATTTGGAGTAGATATTCAGACTCACCTTTGAAGATTACCACAAGACTGCTTATCATAATAATAGTGGAACTAATATTGCACCTGCCCTAACCATATTCTTAAGTGGTTAACATAAAGACAGACAGCCTTTCACAGTCTACTTCTGTGAAGAGCTGTTGAGATCTCCTGTGTAACACAataacatatttttttccttccttgaaCTTCCAAAAGACCCAGTACACTGAATCTCTCACATGTAGtagtcacatgtacatgtacatgcacacacacacacacacacacatacacacacacacacacacacacacacgtactcacaAAGACCCACAGTAGGTGAGAGAAgaggtggggggcaggggcagagacagacagacagtcagatacagagacacatacagagaaagaccATCAGTCTTACATTTTAGTCTCCAGGTAGCTACATATATCATTTCCTAATTTCTAAGACTTTACTAAAACTTATTTTCATCTTAAAACTGGCTGTATGAATTAAAACCTTATTGTTTTTATAAGTTTTGATTGACTTATTCTATACTATTAGATGACATTTTGGGTGATACAAATTTTTGAAACAATATCAGATAATTATATGGTTTTAAATTATATTGTTGAAAATATCTGAATTTTGATTTAATaccatcaaaatcttcaaataGTAATTAAATATATTTCAGCATCATAACCATTTTATTTTCTGGTAGATTTTTAAGTGGATAGGAATTATACACAACAATTTTCTAAAAGTTGCTTCTGGTTTCGAGTTTCTGTCCTAAATACTCTCcttgtccatcaacagatgaaatggttaaaaaacataaatacacacatgtcTAATACTGTATGGTATCTAAAAGAAACTAATCTATAATAACTATAGACAGAAAATGGCATGTTATTGAATTTAGTTAGGAAGAGGAAATCAAATAGTATTTGATTACAATCATATTTCAGCTATAGGAAGTTGATCTCACAAAGTTTTATAGGATGATGTTAGTTTCCATGGGAACACTATGGGAGAGAGAAGGATATGGAAAGTTTTCTGAACTAAGCTACATTCAATTCAAGCATAACTTCAATGaagtaattttttattgaaaaataccTACCCAATATAATTGCGTTTTCACCACAAAAGATGAAGGTATGAAATATACTGACCTTGGTTTGAACTTTCAGCAATGTTCATATGAATCATTGTACCACTCATTATATATACTATGATGAAATGCATTAAAAATGCAAGAGAAATCTccaattaaatttaatttgataCTATAAAAGACCCTTAGCAAAATGATATACAGATAGAAGTTGTAACATCCCATAGGGATTGagcaattttccttttaaatggtTACAAAATCAAACAATATATAAAACTAAAAGTTCTTAGACTTGAGACTGTCAGAACACAGGATTTAAAGCAAAGGCAGTTATAACAAGTGTATGAGCATGAATGCCTACACTATTCAACATGGGATTAATATAAAAAGTAACCAAATAactccagagagagaaagacaaaagacacagacagatagacttagagggagggagggagggagatagagaaagagaaaaaaagagaaagagagagagagagagagagatgtttgaaCACATGTTTTAATGgttcaaaacattttaacttcTCTTAAGGGACTGAAGCTCACTACCCATCATTCACATCTaccagctcacaactacctgtccCTTCATCTCCagagcatctgatgccctcttctgagacCTCAAGCATTGCCtaaaaccacacagagacacatatagaAGCACATAATTAATGGAATAAAATGGAGGTGACTCCAGTGGGAGAAGTGGTAGGGAGGAcaatacagaaacagaaagagagacaaggGACAAATAATATTAAGGTGGGTTAATAA carries:
- the LOC127682279 gene encoding small proline-rich protein 2I, whose translation is MSYQQQQCKQPCQPPPVCPPPKCPEPCPPPKCPEPCPPPKCPEPCPEPCPPPSYQQKCPPVQTPPPCQQKCPPKSK